A stretch of the Metopolophium dirhodum isolate CAU chromosome 8, ASM1992520v1, whole genome shotgun sequence genome encodes the following:
- the LOC132950856 gene encoding FACT complex subunit Ssrp1 — MDLEFQDVRAEVKGIMCTGRLKFTEQNIVFKNVKTGKVEQLTSSDIEFVNWQKLVGTCGIRIFLKNGNLHRYCGFNESDQDKIAKYFKNTYRLDMLEKELAIKGWNWGSTKFNGSILSFDIGNLTAFEIPLNNVSQCTTGKNEVTLEFHQNDETPVSLCEMRFHIPSAELAGDQDPVDAFHDQVMKQASVISISGDAIAIFREMQCLTPRGRYDIKVFQTFFQLHGKTFDYKIPMTTVLRLFILPHKDGRQIFFVVSLDPPIKQGQTRYHYLVLLFNMEEETSIELPFTDEEIEAKYAGKLTKEISGPTYEVLAQVMKAIVNRKITTPASFKGHSGTSAIGCSYKAAAGYVYPLERGFIYIHKPPIHIRFEEISSVNFARGGGSTRSFDFEIELKNGVIHTFSSIEKEEYGSLYDFINAKKLRVKNTGKSDKPAYTGDDYGDSDKEAEPDAYLARVKREGQERDEDDDDSDESTDEDFNPEGQESDVAEEFDSNPSTTESESGNEEGGGGDKKKEKKEKKKKDKKPKSAKTISEKPRKSKKSKKPDDGRPKRAATAYMIWFNEAREEIKSDNPGISFVDIAKKGGELWKKMSTSDKSKYEEKAAKSKEEYIEAMKEFKESGGGAESSKDSKESKKSSKKPSSQKKVATPVKSGSFISKEFIESDDDSSSDEKSKNITKSKKKSSDDSSDDKKSPMAIKSKKTKDDSSKSKRERASSDGTSEEDKSKSMKKRKSDSEDDDVDESSGSASDASDSD, encoded by the exons ATGGATTTGGAATTCCAAGATGTACGTGCCGAAGTTAAGGGTATTATG tgtaCTGGACGACTAAAATTCACTGAgcaaaatattgtgtttaaaaatgtaaaaactggCAAAGTGGAACAGTTAACATCTTCTGATATAGAATTTGTTAATTGGCAAAAATTAGTTGGTACATGTGGTATCAGAATCTTTTTGAAAAATGGTAATCTTCATCGATACTGTGGCTTCAACGAGTCT GATCAAGATAAAATtgcaaagtattttaaaaatacatatcgcTTAGATATGTTGGAAAAAGAATTAGCCATTAAGGGCTGGAACTGGGGTAGTACTAAATTTAATGGATCAATATTGAGTTTTGATATTGGTAATCTGACTGCTTTTGAAATACCTCTCAACAATGTATCACAATGTACTACTGGAAAGAATGAAGTAACATTGGAATTTCATCAG AATGATGAAACACCAGTCAGTTTATGCGAAATGAGATTCCATATTCCATCAGCTGAGCTGGCAGGTGACCAAGATCCAGTAGATGCATTCCATGATCAAGTTATGAAGCAGGCCAGTGTTATATCAATATCTGGTGATGCAATTGCTATATTCAGGGAAATGCAATGTCTTACTCCTCG tggtCGTTATGatataaaagtttttcaaacatttttccaACTCCATGGTAAGACGTTTGATTACAAAATTCCAATGACTACGGTTCTTCGTTTGTTTATATTACCACACAAAGATGGtcgtcaaatattttttgtagtcAGTTTGGATCCACCTATTAAACAAGGCCAAACGAGATAccattatttagtattattatttaatatggaaGAGGAAACATCTATAGAACTTCCATTTACTGa cgAAGAAATAGAAGCAAAATATGCAGGAAAGTTAACCAAAGAAATATCTGGTCCTACGTATGAAGTTCTTGCCCAAGTCATGAAAGCCATTGTCAATAGAAAAATAACAACACCAGCCAGTTTTAAAgg tcacTCTGGAACATCTGCAATTGGCTGTTCATATAAAGCTGCTGCTGGATATGTTTATCCACTTGAGAGAGGCTTTATTTACATTCACAAACCTCCTATACACATACGATTTGAAGAAATTTCTAGTGTTAATTTTGCTAGAGGCGGTGGTAGTACTAGGTcatttgattttgaaattgaGCTGAAAAATGGagttatacatacatttagtAGCATCGAAAAAGAAGAATATGGAAGTCTGTACGATTTCATTAATGCCAAAAAACTAAGAGTGAAAAACACTGGAAAATCA gATAAACCTGCTTATACAGGAGACGATTATGGTGATTCTGATAAAGAAGCCGAACCTGATGCTTATTTGGCCCGAGTTAAACGTGAAGGACAAGAACGTgatgaagatgatgatgattcAGATGAGAGTACAGATGAAGATTTCAACCCTGAAGGACAAGAGAGTGATGTCGCTGAAGa GTTTGATAGTAATCCATCAACAACAGAATCAGAATCTGGAAATGAGGAAGGGGGTGGCggtgacaaaaaaaaagaaaagaaagaaaagaaaaaaaaggataaaaaaCCTAAATCGGCTAAAACTATT TCAGAAAAAccaagaaaatcaaaaaaatctaagaaacCTGATGATGGCAGACCAAAACGTGCTGCTACAGCGTACATGATATGGTTTAATGAGGCACGGGAAGAAATAAAATCTGATAACCCAGGAATTTCATTTGTAGATATAGCGAAAAAAGGAGGTGaattatggaaaaaaatgtcaacCAGTGATAAATcg AAATATGAAGAAAAAGCAGCGAAATCTAAAGAAGAATATATTGAAGCTATGAAAGAATTCAAAGAATCTGGCGGTGGAGCTGAATCATCTAAGGACTCTAAGGAGTCTAAGAAATCGTCCAAGAAACCTTCTTCACAGAAGAAAGTTGCAACACCTGTAAAGAGTGGTTCATTCATTTCAAAAGAGTTTATTGAGTCTGACGATGATTCCTCAAGTGATGAAAAAAGCAAGAATATAACAAAATCTAAGAAG AAATCTTCGGATGATTCGAGTGATGATAAAAAATCTCCAATGGCAATAAAATCTAAGAAAACAAAGGATGATTCTTCTAAATCAAAGAGAGAAagg GCGTCTTCTGACGGAACTAGCGAAGAAGATAAGTccaaatcaatgaaaaaaagaaaaagtgaTTCAGAAGATGATGATGTTGACGAAAGTAGCGGAAGTGCATCGGATGCTAGTGATTcagattaa